GCTGTGGGGGTACTGCATCCAAGGCTCGGTCAAGTTCTCTCTCTACGAAATAGTCAAGTACGTGCTGCTGACCGTCCTTCAGGAACCGTCagtggaggcgaaggcggcagctgctgccgcgggaGGCGTGGCCAACTTGCTCGCGTCGTCATCAGCGGCGCATGTGTCCGGCGTCTACCAGTTCttcgtctttctcttctccagctgcgtGGCCGAGGTGGTCGCCGATCTCGGTCTGGCGCCGTGGGAGGCGGTAAAGATCCGCATGCAGACCTCGCCGTCGTTTCCGGTGTACCTCCGCAGCGCCCTGCCGCGCATGTGGGAGACAGAGGGTCTGCATGGTTTTTACAGGGGGCTCGTGCCACTGTGGGGCAGGCAGGTGCCGTACACGATGATGAAGTTCTCCTCATTCGAattcgtcgtcgtcgggcTGCAGTCCCTCTTCCATAGCCTTGGCATCATGGATGCCGCAGAGCCTGGGGTCTTGGGTAAGCTGGTCGTGAGTTTGCTCGCCGGCGTGCTGGCGGGGCTGCTGTGCGGCGTTGTGTCGCACCCGGCGGACACGGTGCTGTCGAAGATGAACCAGAGGTCATCTGCGCCCACATCGAGTGCTGTGCCAGCGTTGGCCAACACGCTTGCGGACGCCCCATGCGGCAGCGTGGGCCACGGCAgagccggcgccgcccaCAGTGGCGCGATGCACGGTGTTCTCGAGGTGATGCATGAGCTAGGATGGCGCGGCATGTGGAAAGGCTTGGCTCCTCGCCTGTTGATGGTGGTTTCGCTGACGGCACTGCAGTGGGTGACGTACGACGGCTTCAAGGTGTGGGCTGGACTGCCCACCTCCAGCGATGCAAAGAAGTGATACCGCATCTGTAGAGGCATGGGACGGTGGGGTCAGTGGAGgacaacaacagcggcgacgacggtaGACAAGACAGCCAAGTCGAATGTGATGAGAGGCGgtcggtgtgcgcgcgtgctggatCATGTAGGGGCCTGTGCAGGCAAGCACATACAGCTATGGCGGTTACCGATGCACCCTCTTGTACTCTTGGCCGAAGGAAAGGATCaacagaagaaaaaggaggaCGCGAAGGCACTGAGTGCACACGCATGCCGCGTGGATTAAGTGCCGGGGGGATGGGATGGGATGGGATGGGTGAGAGCGCTGCCCcctaccccacccctctctcgcttgttcttgctctctctctctctctctctctctgctctggAGGGCAGACACGATGCGAAGTACtgcgggagagagcgcgccAGGAGGAGGGCTATCGTCGCCCTTGAGTCGATCGGAGGACAAGGAGGCGTGCACTTCAAACACGATcacccgcccacccctcGGGGACTCGCGCTGCACGGCAGGGAGTACGCAATAAAGGCGCAGTCCCCGGTggcctgcgcacgctgcggcCGACACGATCTGCCCCGCGTCACAGCGGTGGCATCGCTGGAGCTCTTCGCCCGTGCACACGtcccaccaccatcaccgcatGACCCGCCTCGCTCaccctcttctttttctgctgCCGTCTCGTCTCTGCTTCCCGCTGCACGGCGTGCTGTCATGCTGGCCAATCCGCAGTCCTTTGCAACCTCACCTGCCTACACAGAGAAcggcgggggtggcggcgcaccagAAGCCTCTCAAGAGGGGTACCCGAGAACGTTGACATCTTCACTTTCGCAGACGACGGCCTACGCCGTTCGTGCGATGGACAGCGTCACATGCATCCCGTCTCGTGTTCTCCACTTGCCCgcaccactgctgcagccacACGGCTCGAGATGGGCATCCGTGCAGCCGTCACCCGATCGCGCTAGTCTGCTGCTCTGCGGTCGTCATGAGTGTCAGCTGCTTGCAGTGTCGTCCTtcgcgctgcaggtgccgcgCGCAGCCGTCTTGGCGCAGTcgtcccgcagcagcaggggagAGGACACGCGTCGCttggtggcgcagcggtggaACGAGCGTGGTTCTGCTCCTGACAACTCTGCCGTTGGAGGACGGGGTCGGTGCATTgtcctgccgcagccgcaccgcgaTCTCACCTCCTCATGCTGGCTCTCTGCGGGTCTCGACACAGGCAACgaagacgacggcgaggcagccgcgggCGACGACACCGCCCCTGGTGCGGTGGTAGGACTCGGCGATGCCGCCTCGGTGGTGACGATCATGCGCCCCTCACCCCTCAGCAGAGCATTATCGCCTCATGGCGCGACCGCCACGTGGCTGCAGGCCACCATCTTTCTCA
This portion of the Leishmania major strain Friedlin complete genome, chromosome 5 genome encodes:
- a CDS encoding phosphate carrier protein, mitochondrial precursor-like protein, which encodes MLPVPAGFAVHNRNTGSNNSEGDGHASCVDERSTVLGLGAGVGGGSTTDADVVSAVITTSLLPPGGVKEVGTASFVSPIVGARDRVCFQHFLIASVAAALTAVLVVTYVWQSTSALNIDPVTGTVRPHSFQYFVYCFLGGIAAGMVHLIVAPIDILKCRVQVGEYRSFKEGFVHLFRVEAGGSVYRALPLFFRGWLPMLWGYCIQGSVKFSLYEIVKYVLLTVLQEPSVEAKAAAAAAGGVANLLASSSAAHVSGVYQFFVFLFSSCVAEVVADLGLAPWEAVKIRMQTSPSFPVYLRSALPRMWETEGLHGFYRGLVPLWGRQVPYTMMKFSSFEFVVVGLQSLFHSLGIMDAAEPGVLGKLVVSLLAGVLAGLLCGVVSHPADTVLSKMNQRSSAPTSSAVPALANTLADAPCGSVGHGRAGAAHSGAMHGVLEVMHELGWRGMWKGLAPRLLMVVSLTALQWVTYDGFKVWAGLPTSSDAKK